DNA from Ictidomys tridecemlineatus isolate mIctTri1 chromosome 12, mIctTri1.hap1, whole genome shotgun sequence:
GAAAAACCTGGCCTTGCAAAATGCCCAGATCTTACCCAGAAAACACAAATCAAGTACTTCGTGTGTGGACTCTGTGCCCTAGGAATGCACCCATTTAGCTGATGAGGGTCAAGCTGTCCTCAGGTCAAAATAGACAGACCAGTGACCCCCAGATGGAGTCCCATTCTGTTCCTCCTTTGTTGGTTCAAATGCTGTGATTCTCGAGGTCATTTagctccctcctttccctcctgccaCCATAGAGCAAGAGGATGCTATTGTTCACATCCCCCATAACCTTGTTCAATTTCCAAACCTGTATATAGAAGACCCTTTCTTTCTAGCATCCTTCATATCTAGGGAGGAATAGGATCATGCAAGACCCAATATTTAGGGACTTAATTGAAGAGGTCACATATCATCCCTGCAATTTATTCAcacatttatagatttttttttcagttgcacCCTTACTTTGCCTTCAAAACCTAGCACAGAGGTATAACAAAATCTCTCTCTAGGTACCAAAGCCAGATAATGCtgcaaagaggaggaaaaaaaaaatgaataacaacaaacaaacaaacaaatcctctAAGTGCTCTCTTTGGAGTCATGTCTTGTCCCCAAAGTTGAGTTGGCTGTGTTTCACATAAAACTGCCCATAACATGCACCCACGCACGcacgcatgcatgcacacatcCCACAtagatcttaaaaaaagaattgctgaGAACATCCAGTAGTGTACAGAGTAGGCCATTGCTTAAGCAAATTAAACCTTTTCTTTCTCCAAGATGCTTTATATGCAGACATTGACTAGATTCAGTGTGTTGTTCCTCTCATAGAAAATGTACAAGTACAGAAACTCCGTAAGTAGTGGGGGACATGCAAAGATTGATTCTCTTTATGTCATGTTGGTGAGTGTGGCATGTGAATATACCCCTAAGAAAACAGCCACTGGAAACAGTTGACTCTCTTTAGGAGctttttttatcaatttaatcGAGATGCTGCAGACGTGCCCTCTGTTGAAGGCAGGAGGAGAGATCACAAAGGTAGGTTCAGTCCTTCTGTGGTGAATAGAAACTGAGCGAGCAGAAGAATAAGTATTATCAAATTTCCCAAATCAACTCAAATGCTTTGCTGATAGTGCTCTGCTATCCCAGATTGCTGGAGAAAtttaattgttcctttttttttttttttttaacttgcatcTGGAACCTGAATTTCCCGGCCGCTCTTGCTTGGTCTTTCTCCTCACAGAGTGGGAATATCCAGGTTGATCTCAGGATCTTAGAAGTTGAGGAGCCTTTGTTTTAATTCCCCCTTAGTTTTTACCCGCTACTCTCCCCAATCCTACATTATTATAATTCCTCTCTGGATTTCCATTTGCTGCCTTCTTCCTTATTCTTTTGTTCTCTGACTAATCTCCCCTTTTGTATTAATGAAGTCCTTTGTAGTTTCTCTTCAAATCTTCCTGTGGATTCCTTTgtgacttctgtttttttttttttaacctgatagggttttttaaaaaaacggtGAAAATTATTAATACTTCCCTCCTTCTGGCACGGTACCACGGGCCTTAAAACGTTCTATTACATTTCTGATCTGAAACGGCTTTCTCTTGACCCAGAAGCATTGGCAAATTACAGACCCCAAGCCAATCTTTTATGGAGAAGGTCTGAGAGCAAGTGGTAGCCTTTCAAGTGCTTAACCATAGAGTCATAATCTTTATGACAAATAGCCTCTTGCTTTGCAGTTACGGCTAGTTTACTATGCATATGGCTAAGCAAGGGCCCCTTAAAGTGGTCAGGGACTTTTTCCCAAGCCCCCTCCCAGGTGTCACATCACTCCTTTTTACTGGTCTTGTTAGAGGGGCAGCATTAGCCCCACAGATCACTCGAGCTTCCTGACCAGCTGCCAGGCTGTAAAACACGTGGAGCTGGGGTGGTCGATCCAAAGACATCAACTTGTCACTCTTGATGATCATTCATCTGCAACAGAAATAGCCCATGGTGCCGCAGAGATCGATGTGGAGACCACCGCTCTTCAACATTATTGCCACTAATTATTAAGATGAATGCGGTGATTAATGGGAGCGATGCTTTTTCACTTTATGCAAATGGCGAGCTCATGCATATACATGGTGGAGGGGGCTCACCAACCTGGTGCCCGGAACGTTGCCGCTCAGCCCCCTTATTCAGCTGTCACTGTGACCCAGGTGCAACGACTTAGAgcgatttaaaaagaaatgctaaaaatgaaTTGTTGATCAGCAGCCTCAGGCAGCTTTTTGGAAATTCCCTTCTACACGAGGGCTGTGCTTTGATTAGGGAAAGCTAAATCAAGGCAATAACCAGGGTTATTAAGGATGCTGCGTTAGCCTGTGGTCCTCTGAGTTAGTGTTGTCTGGAGGAGGCCGTgggtgaggaaggagaagacGCAACTTGTGTTGTGATGATATGGTAAACTGAGGCTAGCCAACCTCTGTGTCTTAGAGGGGAGAGTTCCATTGAACACTATAAAACCCCTTTTAACCTTAAAAACCATAGGAGTCAGGGTAACTGAGATATGAGCACGTGGCCTTTTGTTTTCTATCCAAAAGGAACATTTTATGATATGAGGACTCCTAATATAACAgatctttcattattttattatatttctcatGCATATACTTCATTCATTTAGCAAAGATTTCATACATGATACAAAACTCTCTCCCCTTTTCACACCATAAGTATTCTCACATATAATACTTAGCACAATCTCCACTTACTTGCTTGTGTCTACGATGTAAGCTCTCCAATGACTGGCACTGAAATTCATTGTATTTTATAAGTGCAGTGTTTGACATGCTAAGTATTGGGgggaaataattacagaaatatTGAAGAAACAGGCCTTGCCCTGAAGTCCCTTACAGTCTATGTAGAACCAACACCTACACTCAGGAAAACAGCCGAGTAGCCAAGAAAATGTCCCAATGAATGAGGCAGGCATGTGTAGCCACTGTGATTCCTAAACAACAATTATCACCTTGAGAAATGTGTAGGAAGAGGAAACTTTACTAAGAATTTCAGAACACAAtaggcaatttctttttttttttaactgtttcaaaggcttttattattttttatttttacaatcctTCCCCCACAGTAAGGTAATGTTACTAAATAATCCAATCCATTCCCAAAATGGCTCTCTGCATCTGCTCTGGTGTCTTCTGCCATATCATTGCATATTTATGCATGACTGAGATAAGAGTTTCCTTAACGTTGTTATTTCAATAACCTGAAGCTCTTCAGTTATCTTTGGGCTCTCATCCTCTCCTATTTATACAATGAAGCTCAAGACAAATAGGATGAAGCTCAGTATCGGCTCCTCCCATCATAACCCTCACTTCCTCCAGGACCATAATTTCCTCGACCACGTGGTCGCCCCATGTTCCTGCTACCCAAGTTTCCGCTCTTCATTAGACTATATTTAGAAGGTTGCTGGttataatttctaaaatcatTATAACTTCCACTTCCATAATTTCCTCCTCCATACTTGTCATAACCACCTCCATAGCCCCCACCCCGGTTTCCATATCCACGTTCTCTACCACCacagcctcctcttcctcctccataaCCAGGGCTACCTCTAAAATCGCCACGTCCAGGTCCTCTTCCATATCCATTAGAGCCATCCCCAAATCCATGTCTGCTTCCATATCCATCAGATCTTCCTCTGAAGTTGCCTCCTCTTCCACTCCTGGAACTTTGGACTTTCTGCATTTCTTGTCTAGACAAAGCCTTTCTTACTTCTGCATTATGACCGTTGATGGTGTGGTATTTTTGCAATACAATTTTGTCCACAGGATCATGGTCATCAAAAGTCACAAAACCAAAGCCTCTCTTCTTTCCAGACTGCCTATCCGTAATTATCTCGATGGTGTCGATTTTTCCATATCCTGCAAAGTAATCTCTAAGGTGGTGTTCCTCGGTATCTCCTTTAATTCCGCCAACAAACAGCTTCTTCACAGTCACACGAGCCCCTGGTTTTCCAGATTCCTCTCTTGCTACAGCTCGTTTTGGCTCAACCACTCTCCCATCAATGGAATGAGGTCTTGCAGCCATGGCAGCATCAACCTCAGCCATGGATGAGAAAGTTACAAAACCAAATCCTCTTGATCTTTTGCTTGCAGGATCCCTCATAACCACACAATCTGTGAGTTTTCCCCATTGCCCGTAGTAGTTTCTTAAACTGTCCTCTGTGGTTTCAAAACTTAAGCCACCAATAAAGAGTTTACGGAACTGtatcttttctctctccatcttgGACTCAGTGGCTTCAGCCCGATTTCCCTCCGGCAAGTGAGATAAGAGAGATCTCCACAGACAAACACGAACCGGACTCATCCTAGCGCTGTAGTGAGAACTGCCGCTGAAGagcacctccacacaggtccggCTTCTGCTGCTACTGCCGctagagctgctgctgctgctgctgctgctgctgctgctgctgctgctgctgctgctgctgcttttctaGAACCTTCCTCTAGGACTAACTCCAATTTATTTCTCCCTACTCCACCCTAATCTCTCCactccctaatctcagggaaaTGGGATTACCTTTTCTTCCCACTTTAGGCAGATTAATCTGTCCTTGAGTTCACACCCACCATaagaatgaagtaatccagactttggggagggtaccagaagatctcagaaaggactctctcccaaattaacaagtgaattataaCTCCAGTCAGAACTcctgtggaatgtagccttttgaatcacttctttaaaagtcccttgttcctgctgatggacagaatcacagcctttagGACAGgtgtcccctgtgtttctcctttgctagcaaaagcaaaaaaccatctctttttccttttttctcaaaaccatgtcctcattattgattggcatcagggacagtGACCAAGCTTTTAGCAACAAAAGGAAGCTTGCTGCTGTGTTTTGGGCATGTCCCTGGCATGTTCTCAGCCCACAGGCAGAATCAACTTTCCTTTGCTCAGCCAgtttcatggaaattggttgtGCAAAGGAGCTGGGTACAAAGTATCATGCTTCAGTTTGTGTCCACTTGGCCTGTTGTGTATATTTTCTACAAAATGCTGGGGTGGTATGACTGTACATTTTGAAGATGAGTAAGTGAGGGGCCAGgatagtggcccatgcctgtaatcccatcggctcaggaggttgagataggaggactgtgagttcaaatccagcttcagcagaagtgaggcactaaggaactcagtgagatgctgtctctagcgtgcacaaggcccagggttcaatccctagcactctTTTTTTCTGACTCCCTCTGCCATTTTCCCCTCCGTTCATGTGAATGAATGTACACACTGGCCACTGCATCTGGAAAAATTGTGGTAATACAGCAGTTTGGGAACAGAACAGCAGGATTTGGGCAAGGCATGATGAGTAAGTATACTTTCAACCCGGAATATCCTACATGGTTGGAAAAGTTACTACCTCTGCATTGAAATTGCTCTAGACTGCAGAGGCACACAGCTGTAGGGACTCAGATGAACTAAGAACCCATTGTGGAAGCTCAGTTGTGTTTTGGCACACAAAATCAGGAGTCTCTCTGTTTATCCAGGCAATTTCTTTTGATAAGACATTCTTGAACCGGAAGGGGAACTTGAGTGCCTAACACCTAGCCTTCAGGTCCCAAACCAAACATGATACCTGTCTTAGTCCATTCACTGTTGCTGTATCTGAATTCCACAGAGtggatgatttataaagaactgaggtttatttagttcactgttctggaggctgagaagcccaAGAGCATAGTGCTGGCATTCACTTAGCATTTGGTGAGGGCAAAGGGCATCAAATGGCAAGATAGAGCAGGCACATCAAGGAGAGTTTGCTTCTGTAACAAAATCACTCTGTCAATAACCCATTAGTCCatgaattaatccattcatgagggtacACCCCAGAGTTTCAACCCTCAACTATCTTTaccatatgaatttggggattatAGTACCAACATGTGAAATTTAGGGGACATATTCAGACCAGAACAGAATTTTGTCTCTTCTTAAGATTCCCCAAATCCACATGCTTTGCTGGCTACTTTTAATAGCCCTCAACCAACGAACTCTTCTGCCCATCCGTATGAAGCCCCTTCTTCCATGCTGACTGAATCTATATGGGTTAGGGCTACTGTTTCTCTGCTGCCTGAAGTTGTACACACTGAGAGCCCAGCATGCACAGTTGTTTGGGTTACCCACTTTAGAACCGATGGTACCACTCGGGCTCATAACCTGGTCAGCACCACCCTTAAAAACAGGCTCCCTGGAGAACTGAATCACAACCACAAGTGACCAAGCAGCCATTTCATTCCTGCCTCAGATACCCCATAGGGGAAATTTCTCGTCCTCCATTAGGACCTTGGGCTGGGGGAAGCTAGACCTTTTCCTCTGAAAGAATGCCGAATCCAGGATTGGATGACAGCATCCATCCACCGTTGGGTAAGTGCCCCCGTCAGGTCAAGTCTGCGTCCTAGATCTGCCCCTTCCTGCCTATGTGAGAAGCCTTTGGTCTTCTCCCCTTCCAGATGGAGAATGACTGTGTATTCCTTATAGAGTTATTATGAAGAATGAGGGAGACAAAGCAAGTAAGGAGCCAGCACGCGGAAAGTATGAGATAAATGAAACCCAAGTACAGTTTTCCCCCTCTGTCTGCAATGGTTGGCTTAAGGAACACAGGCAAATGCTTAAATCATCATTCTCATAGGGACCAGAAGATATCCAAGTTCTACTTTGCCTTTCCAGCAGGCAGGATAGTCTCCTTATTGTGGTCACAATGACACATAATGACTGCCACAGTGGATCCAGCTCAGGGgcgtatattttcattttatcaacaTTTTGTTCTGACTTCGACATTTCTGAATGGACAGGCTAATTTAGTAGGACATCAGCATAAACGCTACTGGAACATGTTGCGCCAAGACTTGCAATTCAGATGATACCATCCCAGCCTCTGCTGCCTCCCTTTGCTTAAACCTGCTTGCCTCCCCCTGCCTGGATCCCAGGGTGCTCTGGCCAACTCCTAATGCTGATGAGGAGGACTGGTGAGAAGGCTGGAAGCCACTATTAGTTGAATGTCTAAACAGTGTCGATTTGGCAAACCCTGAAAGAGGAATAGAGAATTATTCACTGTCAGAATGGCCGTGATGGGCAAAGTGAGAAGCGGGCTGAATTTCACAGTCAGCTATGGTCTCTGCAGACATCTTGCCTCCCAGTGGACAGAGACGCTCAGTTGTTACTCTCCACACTGTACAACAGGAGGCCTATCCAAGCTCCATTGTCTACATACATATTAACATGCATTTTCCATTATTTAAAGGTAGCTTTTAAGGAAGTATTTGTGGGGATGATGGATGCCTCTCAGAGGACCTCCTTCTGTATTCCTCCTGTAGGCAAACCCCCCTGCTGGCCACATCTGCATTTGTCATGAGAAAGCCTGCTTTCACCAGCTTCTCCAGCTCATTTCAATTCCTGATACAGTGGATGCTTCTCAAAAGACCGAGTCTCCCAGGACTCAGCTGGAGAACTGAGTTAAGTCCTCAATCCCTTGCTTGGCTTCACTTCTGGTAGCCTGACTTAACCATATTGCTAAACCTTGGCTGCTGTACGTGATGTTTGACAAGGGGCCTTCTCGCTAATGGTGTTCAGGGcaagacacagaaaaataatcaggatccccccaccccagcttctCTATAAAAATTTGGAGTGTGAAACGAAAACTTTAAAAGTATTGCTGCTTAAAGGGTCAATCAAAATTGTGGAGGAGACCATGGAGACCTCTAGCCCATCACCTCACTCCAGACCTGAGCAcagagaggctcagagagggggtCCTAGGATGGCCGATGGTGGAGCCGAGAGGAGTTAGAGGACCCTCTCTATTTCCTGTACTCCACACACAGTCtcagagtggagagagagagcaatCCATggccatttccttccttccctactttctctctctctctctctctctctctctctctctctctttgaggaggaagaggaggaagaagaaaggaatcaTGGATGGAATAtgtcatatatgttatataaaggAGGAAACATCCAAAAGTTTTACACATCTGTATTGAAAGTGTGCTTGTTCAAGAcagaggctttcttttcttttctcttttgactAAGGCATAGCACACTCTGGGCAGGACCGTACAGTCACGTAGCACTGTGGTGTGTATGTGACCTTCTTGAGGGATCATGTCTAACTCTGAGCCTATGGAGTTGCAAAGCCAGTGGAATGACCATCCAGGTGACCATGAGTATATTGCATGTAAGAAAGAACCTCCAACTGCCTCCGTCCCGGCCCTCCTGGGATGGGCTTTAACTCTACCACAGGGCTTTCCATTTTGAACAGAAGAAGTTGAGGCATAAAAAGAAGGATTCAAAGAACAAAGGGAGTAGAAAacgaaagaagagagagaagtggAAGGAACACAAGGGAAAAGAAATACCCCGTTGCCTGTTAATctcagttcatttaaaaaaattattcccagACAAAGCACCAACAAGGGATAGCAGGGCAAAGGGGTTCTGGGTTGGAGAGGAATGCTGTGGAAAGGCACAGCCCTCAAACAGGTGTGAAGTAGAACTCAAGCCACTTGAATGAGTGTGTGGCCCTGCCAGCTTCAAGAGCGCCTCGTGAGTGCTGAAGAGAGGCTTCCCAATCAAAGCTTGAGATTTTCAAGTCTTTATTTTCACCTAGAGACAGCCCCTCACTGAGCACACACACTTCTTTATCAATAGGTCATATGGCTTATTATTATAATATGGTTGTAGATAATTGTTGGATCCAAAGTGAAATGAGCTGGTAAATGCATTAAGGAGTTTCCTTTTTAACGAAAGTTGCTTTCAAAAGACACGGGAGCTCTAGCTCTACCAGACGAAATCACAGAAAAACTCAGAGGCTGAGTAAAGTCCTCCTTCTGATTAGAGTAGCAGCTTCACCTGTGCATCCTCCCACATTTAAGGAGGTTAATACTCAGTAGGATGGAGTGATGGTCAAGGAGATGGGGGGACAAATGGGGCCACCAAAATGGTCCTCATCCCTCAACAGTTATGAGGTACACAGGAGTACTGGCTAAGTGATCCAACTTTGCTGCACAGAAACTGCATGTCTGGAAAGGAATTTTTATGATTGGCAGGAAAGATGTGAAGCAAAGATCCCTCCAATGAACAGGAGCTAATGACAGATGAATGAGCATAAGTGAGCCTGGGTGCCCAATTAAGACATcctgaagaaaggaagagaaatgcaAGAAGAATTTGAAATGGTTGCCACATTTGAAACCTTCAAAAAAGACAACAATATAAAAAACAATGTAGAAAAATTTTAGGGGCTACTTGTCTTGAGGTTGGAGGTTCTTTCTTACATGCAATATACTCATGATCACCTGGATCTGCCCTTTACTGCATGTGGGACTAAAGATTTAAACACACTATTCAACACAGAATTCTGTAGCTGCAAATAGAGAATGTTTGCGTCAGTATATTTTGTGATCATATTCTTGacattatatagaaaataaagtattttctgATAAAGCTAGAAAAGAGATTCTCCCTGTTCCCCCAAGGAAAAGAAATTGATATACATTGTCCCTTCTGAGTCTAAATTTGATCTCTTTAAAATGCCAGTGCTTGTCCTGATCCTCCATTATAAACAGAAGCTAGGGCAGGAGGAGTTTGTTAACAGCATAAATATTAAAACAGCACTGGGCTTCTGCATGTCAACAGCACACACAGTACAACCTAAGAATTAGGCAAAGCACATCTTGCAAGTCTACACAGATGTGCAAGGGTATGTAaactactttctctatttctggATTCTAAAGAAATCTCATTTGTAAAAACAGTTTatccttcctcccttttccttagCACACCCTCTCCCAAACTTCAACTACACAGTTCCTGGGACCACAGATATAATACTTCTCCTTAATATTTCTTTCCTGCTGCAAAATGCCAAATTTATCTCACCTTCTTTGCACTTGATGAACAAGttgtcttcttttaaaaactgaaggtCCAGTTAAATAAGTAAGATATTTCTATTTTCCCTTGATATAGTTGTTAAACAATTCCCGCACATTGGccacatttttggaaaaactgtCATTGGAATCATAAAAAGTAATTTGGGGAAAGACCTCTGGACAGTACTCAAGAAAACTGTCTCAATTTCGTGCCTGGAGAGGATATGCACAGTACAATAGACACCCCACTATGTACCTGCCTTCCATCAGAAGATGAGCAAGTTCATGAACACTGAGTGGTTGAGTCTGATGACTAGTTGTGATTTATTGGGAGCTCCTGTTCTCCTTTACTTCTTAGCTGACCTTCCCCTTCTCATTTTTACCTCAGGTTCAAAAAGCATTTTTGAGAGACTACTGTAGATGGTAAGTACTGTTCAGGAACTTTCCTTTGGTCTCTTACAAAAGTCTTCAGATTCTGGAAAGTCACGTCTCTTTCCATGATACACAGCTTTGGtcataaaaactgaaatttagGACTAAAATGAGGCTTTAGAATTAATTTGTATCTTCTGTTCAGCTATAATGGAGAAATAGAAGGAAGTTATATTTGTTCACTTAATAGATGGAAGGTTCTCTGCAGAGATAATTATCCATGAccagtcatttttaaaagattttttttaagcagaCATGCTTCTGAGAAGCCTTTTATAACTGCTACGCTTCACAAATTCATGATCATATATGGATGAAACCAACTCTAAAATATATGG
Protein-coding regions in this window:
- the LOC101963985 gene encoding heterogeneous nuclear ribonucleoproteins A2/B1, encoding MEREKIQFRKLFIGGLSFETTEDSLRNYYGQWGKLTDCVVMRDPASKRSRGFGFVTFSSMAEVDAAMAARPHSIDGRVVEPKRAVAREESGKPGARVTVKKLFVGGIKGDTEEHHLRDYFAGYGKIDTIEIITDRQSGKKRGFGFVTFDDHDPVDKIVLQKYHTINGHNAEVRKALSRQEMQKVQSSRSGRGGNFRGRSDGYGSRHGFGDGSNGYGRGPGRGDFRGSPGYGGGRGGCGGRERGYGNRGGGYGGGYDKYGGGNYGSGSYNDFRNYNQQPSKYSLMKSGNLGSRNMGRPRGRGNYGPGGSEGYDGRSRY